In Saccharothrix violaceirubra, the following are encoded in one genomic region:
- a CDS encoding response regulator — translation MTTRVLIADDQALIRAGLVALITATPGFAVVGEAADGQEAVALAEATRPDVILMDIRMPVLDGIAATRRILAAAADPVPRVIVLTTFDLPEYVYTALGEGASGFLLKDTPPERIVSAVRAIAAGDVLLAPTITRRLVETYAEHHRAAATARHRLSDLTARETEILRLVGNGSSNQEIARGLVLSEATVKTHVKRLMAKLALSSRAQAVVVAYESGLITPRTSTVDEVPPDGGPRAYFGR, via the coding sequence GTGACCACACGCGTGCTGATCGCCGACGACCAGGCGCTGATCCGGGCCGGGCTCGTCGCGTTGATCACCGCCACGCCGGGGTTCGCCGTGGTCGGCGAGGCGGCCGACGGGCAGGAGGCCGTCGCGCTCGCCGAGGCGACCCGGCCGGACGTGATCCTCATGGACATCCGGATGCCCGTGCTGGACGGCATCGCGGCCACGAGGCGGATCCTGGCCGCCGCGGCGGACCCGGTGCCGCGCGTGATCGTGCTGACCACGTTCGACCTGCCCGAGTACGTCTACACGGCGTTGGGCGAGGGCGCGTCGGGGTTCCTGCTCAAGGACACGCCGCCGGAGCGGATCGTCTCGGCGGTGCGCGCGATCGCGGCGGGCGACGTCCTGCTGGCGCCGACGATCACCCGGCGCCTGGTCGAGACCTACGCCGAGCACCACCGCGCCGCGGCGACCGCCCGGCACCGACTGTCGGACCTGACCGCGCGCGAGACCGAGATCCTGCGACTGGTGGGCAACGGGTCGAGCAACCAGGAGATCGCCCGGGGCCTGGTGCTCAGCGAGGCCACGGTCAAGACGCACGTGAAGCGGCTGATGGCGAAACTGGCGCTCAGCAGCCGCGCGCAGGCCGTCGTCGTGGCGTACGAGTCGGGCCTGATCACACCTCGGACGTCCACAGTGGACGAAGTCCCGCCGGACGGCGGACCGCGTGCCTACTTTGGTAGGTAG
- a CDS encoding XRE family transcriptional regulator, whose amino-acid sequence MRHETPVLAGDLAQALRYGPFDRALAAAIRRRGLSLGRLRAHLRAHGVTIAQSTLSYWQRGLRHPAVPRALDAVRALERVLGLPEDSLVVLVGPHQRVVLPEQRVPSIPELSRSWTRTGELLAEFDGVSGSPCNADLDVVTVFDDVRLTAAGETAEITSVMAVRARRSGPDGFVVTHQSEPGADIDSARLRAGDGCRLGRVRRRRSSAGMVFELLFDRKLAEGDVHVFAFTLVCTTPVRAPTYYRVVRGRMQAYLIRLHFDPDRLPVRCTRVQRAREGVEPTVSEPLLCGPSGFACAYFESLAPSLVGVDFLWE is encoded by the coding sequence ATGCGGCACGAGACCCCGGTCCTCGCGGGTGACCTGGCACAGGCGTTGCGCTACGGGCCGTTCGACCGGGCGCTGGCGGCGGCCATCCGGCGGCGCGGCCTGTCGCTGGGCCGACTGCGGGCACACCTGCGCGCGCACGGCGTGACGATCGCCCAGTCGACCCTGAGCTACTGGCAACGCGGGCTGCGCCATCCGGCCGTGCCGCGTGCGCTGGACGCCGTCCGGGCGTTGGAACGCGTGCTCGGACTGCCCGAGGACAGCCTGGTGGTGCTGGTCGGACCGCACCAGCGCGTGGTCCTGCCCGAGCAGCGGGTGCCGTCCATCCCGGAGCTGAGCCGGAGCTGGACGCGCACCGGCGAACTGCTCGCCGAGTTCGACGGCGTGTCCGGCAGCCCGTGCAACGCCGACCTCGACGTGGTGACCGTGTTCGACGACGTGCGGCTCACGGCGGCGGGCGAGACCGCGGAGATCACCTCGGTGATGGCGGTGCGGGCCCGCCGGTCGGGGCCGGACGGCTTCGTGGTGACGCACCAGAGCGAGCCCGGCGCCGACATCGACTCGGCCCGGCTGCGCGCCGGCGACGGGTGCCGGCTCGGCCGGGTACGGCGTCGGCGGTCGTCGGCGGGCATGGTGTTCGAGCTGCTCTTCGACCGTAAACTCGCCGAGGGCGACGTGCACGTCTTCGCGTTCACGCTGGTGTGCACGACGCCGGTCCGCGCGCCGACGTACTACCGGGTGGTGCGCGGCCGGATGCAGGCGTACCTGATCCGGCTGCACTTCGACCCGGACCGGCTGCCCGTGCGCTGCACGCGGGTACAGCGCGCCCGTGAGGGCGTCGAGCCGACGGTCAGCGAACCCCTGCTGTGCGGGCCGAGCGGGTTCGCGTGCGCCTACTTCGAGAGCCTGGCGCCGTCGCTGGTCGGCGTGGACTTCCTCTGGGAGTGA